The DNA window CGGATCCGTTCGATTTCGAAGAAACGACGGTTGACGGCGACCCCCGCGATGCGGACGTGGCCGCCGTGATGGTCGGAATCAACAACGTATATCCGGTGGAAGTCGAGGATTGGGGCCCAACGGTATTCGGAGGCCCATTTGTTCCCCCGACCGACATTTGGTTCCAGTACTTAATCGGACCGGGAACACCTCCAAAAGCCGGTATTCCACCGTACACGGTGCAATTCGACCGCAACTACAACGGCTTGAATTTCGATGCAGATGTCCAGGCAACAATCACCAACACCGAGAAGTGGAACGGCTCGGCGTGGGTGCCTACGGTGGCTGGCGATTGGAACGCGGGCAAGCTGGTGACCGCCGGCATTTACCGCACAAAGGTAACTTACTCGCAACAGCACGGCGGCGCGAATCTCGATCCCGCGATCAAGGTTATCGACACCAACGGCCCGCAGCCCGGCTACGACATTTACTGGTGGCAAAACGCATTCACAGTAATCGTGGACTGGACCGAAAACTGGGATACCGTCGGGATGACCCGCTGGACCCAGGCCGGAAACGGCACGGTCAACTGGCACCTGGACAGCACTTACAAGTGGAGCAACCCGTACGGCATGACCTGCAACAACGGCGTTGACTTCGCCGGAAACTGGAGCGTCAGCCTTACGCTCAACGCTTCCGAAGCAATCGATGCGACGACCTACGACAAGATACAATTCCGTCACAGGTCGATCACCGAAGGCGGCGGCGACGGAGCTTACTACGACAGGTGCGAAGTTCAACTTTCGATCAACAACTTCTCCAGCTACACCAACATCGTTTCTCTCGGCTCAACCGGCGGCTCATGGGTGCAAAGAACGTTTGACATTCCAACCGCCTTGCGTCAGCCCAATCTGCGGATCAGGCTGTACTTCATCACGGGCGACTCGCTGTTCAACAATTACTACGGCCACACTTTCGACGACATCAGGCTGTTCCAATTCGTTCTGAATCCCGCAGTCTGGACTGAAAACTTCGAAAGCGGCATCGGCAGCTGGACGCTTGTCAGCCAGGGCGGCTCCACCTCGTGGCAGAACCGCAACGTCAACCACTACTACGGCCAAGGCGCGCATGGCGGAAGCTGGTATCTCGCTACCGTGCCCCAGCCGTACACGAACAGCTCGTACCACTGGCTGCAGCGCGGCCCGATATCCGGATTCAGCACGAACACAAACTACACTTTGGACTTCTGGGCGTCCGGCTATACCGAGAACAACTATGACGGCACAATCTTCCAGATAAGCACCAACGGCACAACTTGGACGAACCTTGGAACCCAGTACATTTACGGTCACGGCGGCGGCCCGTACTACGGATTCTGGATCAACCAAAACAACGTATGGGTCCAGAAATTCGGCAACTCGTTCAACACCGGCTCCAGCACTCAAGTGTGGATCAGACTCGGATGGGAAGCCGATTCAAGTGTGACTTACGGCGGCCCGGCGATTGACGATATCGCCATCCGGCCTTCGTAAAACCGATTAAACCGATTCAGTTCCGTCTTAGGCGGAATGGCCCCCGGAGCTCCGGCTCCGGGGGTTTTTTTTACCTGACTCCACCGCGGTTATCGATTGACCGAGTTCAGCCATTCTGATAAACTCGCCCCGCCATGGTTGAGCCTCCAGTACCGCAAAGCTTCATTGAAGGCCGCTCGAAGGATCTGTTCCTGTTCACCTACGACGTTTATATGGACATAGTCCGCCTGCACCGCTACATCCCCAGCGCGCGCCTGCCGAAACCGGCTAGACTGGTCAACCACAAACTTTGGTTTCCCTATTACTTCAATCCGGCGAAAAGCGGTTTGCCGTCGATCACCCGTTCGGAAGGGGACGAGGTGTGGGGGCTGCTTTGGCGGTGCAACAAAAACGAACTTCCCAAGTTCGAACGCAAGCTCGAGGCCCCGAACAGGTATCACATTATGGAAGTGCGAATCGTTGATCGTGCGGGCGACAGGATGAACGCCACGACGTACGCGATCACCCAGCCGAACGTGCCTCCCTCCAAGCCGTCGAAAGCGAAGCTTTCAGAAATAATCGAACTTGGAAAAGCGGCGGACCTGCCAAACGATTACCTGACCTGGCTCGCGGCGATTGAGACGCTCTAGCCGTTTTCGCTCACTGCGGCGGAAACCACAGTCGGCCTAGCCGGACGATCGAGCGGAATTTCACCGGACATAAGCTGGCTTTCGATATCTTCAAGTTCGCCCATCAGTTCTTCGTCCACCCTGCGATATCGCTTGTATTCATCGAAGCCGGTGTTTTTAAGCACCCCGGCCTTCAATCCGAGAACGACGCCCTCCGGAGGAGATTCCCCGGAGTCAACAATCCGCCCGATCTCGGCAAGCGCGGCCCGGTAATCCCAGACGTAGCTGGTAATGCAGGCGCCCGCGCCGGCGGCGTTCTCGTCCCTGCCGATGGCGACCGCGAGTCCCGCCTTGCCCGTTATCGCCGCGACGGGATAGTCGCCGAAAACGGTTGCGTCAAATACGAGAAACTCGCCTCCGCCGAGAAAAAACTGAATCGCGGAGTTCGCGATCGCGACTGGTTCGCGCGATGCCGGCGCGGCGTCGACCGCTCTCGCCCCGCCGCGCACCCATTTGGAACCCTGCTCAACTCCGGATGCAAGCGCTCTGCCCCGGTACTCGTTTCGGTCCATCATCAACCCGATAGTTCCCGTCTTCGACATCCCAGCAACGAGAGCGCCCGCGAGGAATCCCGCCTCAACGTAATCGAATGAGACCGGAATTACCCCCGATCCATCCGGCCATTCCGAATCCGAAAAAACAAAGACGCGCTTCCCTTCGGGAAACGACTTGACAAAGGCCGAAATTTCCTCCTCGCCGAATCCTGGAGCGACAATCGCGTGGCCTTTGATTTCGACAACGGAACCGGAATCCGCCAAGGATGCGTGCTGAACGGTTTTACCGGCGAACGCGCCGGAAGCGACAAGCTCGGCGAACGCCGCGGACAGCTCGGACGCGGCGTGCTGAATTGGCAGGGATTCGCCGGGTTTGAGCTCGGCCGTTTCGGGCAGAACCAGCGTTGCCTGAATCGGCTCCACCTTTTGCACGGCATCGCCGTCAGATTTCCGGCCGCTCGGACAGGATGCCAGGAAAATCATGAATATCAACAGAATCGCTATTCGAGGTACTCTCAACACAATCGCCGCCTATGTAGATTCAAGCGCCAAACAAAGCGCCGTCGTGAGCTTAAGGACATCTTTGTTGGTCTGTCTAATCCGCTCGCTTACAATTTGCACTATTCGTTTCGTGACCAGGTAGCCCAGCCTGCAGTCTTTCTCGCAAATGGCCAGAAAATCCTTGCCTCGGATTTCCAGCAGCGTGCATGTCGTGACCGCGGTTACGGTGGCGCTGCGCTCATCAGGGGCGAAAAGCCCCATTTCGCCGAACACGGGATACGATTCCGAGTCCGGGCCTGCCTTGAGCACCGTGAGTTTTTTGTCGCGCAGGTCGGCCTCGCCGCGCTGAAGCAAGGTGAGCTTCTTGGATATTTCGACAGCGCCATCCACGAGCAAGAACATGCTCTCTCCGTGCTCGCCCTCGCTGATTATCCGCTCGCCCTCCAACGCCTTTCGCTCGATGCAGTGCGGGGCGATCAGGTCCGCCTGAACCTGATTCAAGTCGCGGAACACGTCAACTTTTTTCAGCACTTCCCTGCAGTTCATCCCCTACTGCCTCCCCGCCGAAGCTTCGATTACGATGGCCGCGTCCAGCTCTTTGATCGTGTAATCTGGTCCAGGGTTGACTTTAACGTCGAGATTTTCCACGCCATAGGTCAGCTCCTTTTTCCCGGCCGCCTCGAACTGCTGCTTGATAAACGCATCGATCGAGGTCGGATCGGCGCCGAGTACATCCTCCAGCGCCATGCCGCGCTCCCGGCCGATCACCCCAATCAGAATATCTCCGCGGGTCTCCATCAAGTGCTTCGCCAGTTCGGAAAACGGCCTGCCGACAAACTCCCGGGGGATTTTTTTCTGCCAAAGAGCATGGCCAAACTCCGGCGACAGAAGCTCGCGGACGAGCGAGGGCATCCCCGGAAAAAGCGCTCCGGCCGTCAACAGATATCCCGAATGCTTGCCGATAAGGACTATCTCTTCCGCGTTGGCTGCCCTCAGCGAACTCATATTCTCTTCGGAATGAAGCTCCGCGGAAATTCGCATCTTTCGGTTCTGCCTTTTGAGGGCGAGCGTCGCGCGAAGCACGCGCTGGTCCGATTGGGATGCGCCTTCCGCACTATAGTCCGCCAGGATCAACGCGTAGCTGGCCTTGGCAGCGTTCGCGCGCGTAAGCACGCTTTCCGAGCAAAAGTCGCCGCGGACGAACTTCATGTTCAGATCGGGAAAGCTGTAAAAGTGCTCGTTCGCCAACTCCTCCTCGATATCCGCAATGAGCACGACCTGAAGCTGAGAGGATGTTTTGGCTTTTCGAAGGTTCTCCAGTACGTTGTCGATGTGGGGATTCCACCCGCATACAATCAAATGATCGGTCAAGGTAATCTCCTCCAGCCCTTTGGCTTCCTTTATGCGCTTTGAGACGAACGCCGTGGTTACCGTGGCTCCCAGAAGCGGGCCGACGAGAATCATGAATACGAGCATTTCGGCCATAGCGACAATACGCCCGCCTACGGTCAGAGGGTACTTGTCCCCGTAGCCCACGGTACAGGCCGTGACTATGGCCCACCAGACGCCGTCCCACAGACTTGCGTACTGCTCAGGATTCTCCCGATATTCGAAAGCGAAGACCAGCGCCGCGGCGGCGAAAAGAATGACAAAAATAACAAGTATGAATCGGTGAAGGCCTTCCTCCACGGCAAGCCGGAGGAAGTTGCGCGCGGATCTCAAAATGCTGCCGTTCAGGCGTTGCCAGTGCTGCATGGCCGTATGAGTTTAGATTGGCGGGGTGCCAAAGTCAACGAGGGGCAAACCTTAAACCGCCTCGTCGCAAAGGCCTGTGGCAGAAATGCGCCATCGTGCCAAAAGATACGTTTTAGGGTAAAATACGGCGTCATGAAAAATATCCTTGTTTCAATCGCGCTCATTTCGGTTATTGCGCTCGCCGCGTGCAACGGCGGCGGAAAAGACGGCACGCCCCCGCCGGACAACAACGGGGTTGTGACAATCAATGACCTGATCGTGAATCCCGCCCAGCCGGGCGCGACATCGCTCGTCGAAATCACGCTCGACGCGGCGGCCACAGTAACACCCATCGAGCAGAGGACGAAAACCTACACCGCGACGGGCGGCACGCTGTACGCCGAG is part of the bacterium genome and encodes:
- a CDS encoding cyclic nucleotide-binding domain-containing protein; protein product: MNCREVLKKVDVFRDLNQVQADLIAPHCIERKALEGERIISEGEHGESMFLLVDGAVEISKKLTLLQRGEADLRDKKLTVLKAGPDSESYPVFGEMGLFAPDERSATVTAVTTCTLLEIRGKDFLAICEKDCRLGYLVTKRIVQIVSERIRQTNKDVLKLTTALCLALEST
- a CDS encoding gamma-glutamylcyclotransferase translates to MVEPPVPQSFIEGRSKDLFLFTYDVYMDIVRLHRYIPSARLPKPARLVNHKLWFPYYFNPAKSGLPSITRSEGDEVWGLLWRCNKNELPKFERKLEAPNRYHIMEVRIVDRAGDRMNATTYAITQPNVPPSKPSKAKLSEIIELGKAADLPNDYLTWLAAIETL
- a CDS encoding NAD-binding protein, whose protein sequence is MQHWQRLNGSILRSARNFLRLAVEEGLHRFILVIFVILFAAAALVFAFEYRENPEQYASLWDGVWWAIVTACTVGYGDKYPLTVGGRIVAMAEMLVFMILVGPLLGATVTTAFVSKRIKEAKGLEEITLTDHLIVCGWNPHIDNVLENLRKAKTSSQLQVVLIADIEEELANEHFYSFPDLNMKFVRGDFCSESVLTRANAAKASYALILADYSAEGASQSDQRVLRATLALKRQNRKMRISAELHSEENMSSLRAANAEEIVLIGKHSGYLLTAGALFPGMPSLVRELLSPEFGHALWQKKIPREFVGRPFSELAKHLMETRGDILIGVIGRERGMALEDVLGADPTSIDAFIKQQFEAAGKKELTYGVENLDVKVNPGPDYTIKELDAAIVIEASAGRQ